The genomic interval TGTCCGCCTTCGTCCCCGCCGggtccgtctcctcctcctcctccgaaaCTGTCGCTGTAATAAACTCCGGGGTCGTCAAATCCGGACATGTTGAACCAGGAGAACCGACAAACAACGctaacaagaaaataaaaccgGAGCCGCTGATTGTTCCACGAGTTTAAAGTCTAAAACACGGTGGATGTGACCTGCGGGGCGCAAGGCTGCTCAGGCTCTGTTTCGCGGGAAAAACTGAACTCCTTCCTGTCTGTTTCGCGCGAGTCGCTTCTAGCCCCACCCCTCTTctggcctctgattggctgaaagcTTCTATCGCTTGTTCCTATTGGTCAAAGCAGGTTTTTAGAGGCAGGTCTCTGAAAAAAGGGGCGTTTAATAGCACAGATGGCGCGAAAAGGAGAAGAGTAGGAGGGGAAAGAATCAACAACAAAGAACTACGATCACAACAgcagtttttaactttaaaactcACTTAAAATACACTTTTGTACTATATTTAAAGTGTTAAGGCTGTTTTTGAGGCAACTTTCAATTAAAAAGAGCGTAAACTGTATTTACTATGGGTATTGTTCCATTAATATAATCTTTTATGTTAAATGTGAAAAGCCACCTCATCATTTATCTTTACTTATGTAGAAGAATATTAATAACATTATACTCCATTTTATTTCCTTAAATAAGAGCAGGTGCTCCAATAAAAGCTTGTCTATAATATTAGCTCATCTGTTAGTAGCATGAAGTTGTTGCTGATGTGAAAAAGAAGTTAATTTAGTCCCCATGAAACAAAACTTTAAGAGTATCTAAGGTTGTTCACACTTTATCCAAAAGCGAcctgaatcctttttttttaattgctcctATGTGACTCAgatcagactgtaaacaaaacattttaaataagacCTGGATCTGACTGCTGTGGGAATCCACATTTGAAAGCGGCCCAAATCTGATAAGAAAAGATCAGATACCATGTGACGTGTGCTGTTCACACTGacataaaaaacatcagatcTGAGCAAGCGTATGTCCAGACCGTCCAGACTTCTTTTTAACTGGCGAGACCACAGACTTATGCAGGGGAGGCAAAAGACGGAAAGGAtggaaacatttagcaaagttacagtatCAAGAAAACacgtcctttaagaggcagaaacctcgggGGCAAAACCCGACTCAGCAGTCGGCCAAAACTGCGCCGGgtttgaaaaatgggatagaggaCGATACAGGAAGATGCTTTCCTTAATTTTGCTCAGAATTTCCCCCAAAGCATGACGCTGAAATCTGCTGAACAAATAAATGAGCAGAAAATCAGACATGTTATCCTTCATCTCAAATTTAAACGTCCccatttttcttcaaatacAAACATCAACACTTGTTAACAAACGTGTTTTATTCAGCTAAGCAGCACACTAAATCAACATGACATAATTTGACCTACAAGGTTTAACTGATGTTTCCATCAGAAGCGTTCACGGCGTCGAGTTTCAGGCAGCAGGCGTGCACGAGCGAGCGTTCACCGGGGTTCAGTATTTCATACTGAAAGCAGAACTCAGAGAACTCATCGTCCTTTCAGGAGATGACTCCGTGTTTTCTGCCCGTCTGGATGAAAGTGTCGACGCAGTGGTCGATGTCTTCGTCCGTGTGGGCGGCGGAAATCTGAACGCGGATTCTGGCTTTGCCCTTCGGGACGACTGGGAAGGAGAATCCGATCACGTAGACGcctgaggagggagaagaggcgTTATAGGTTATATATTTTCTGCTGTGGTCGAGATGattcacacacatcaaacattcACAGTCTGACTCCGCTCCGTCTCGCCAGAGGAGCTGAAAAGATCTCACCGAGCTTCAACATGTCATCGGCCATCAGAGAGGCGAGCCGGGCGTCGCCGAGCATCACGGGACAGATCGGGTGAGCTGAGCCTGAGATGGTGAAACCGGCCTGCGTCATCTTGTTTCTGAACctgagagacaaacaggaaataaaaaaacaccttcaagTAAAACAGACCAATCACATCAGGCGGTTTCTTCTGtgagaggaaaataaagcaGCGGACGATGTGAGATTAAAAACGATGCTTCCTGCTGACATGATGTCatgattatgttttgtttttacatatgAAAAGAGTAGCTGACCTCATGGTTTTGGCCGTCATGCTCTGTGCGATGGCGTTGGAGGCGAGCAGCAGGTCCACGGCCTGGGTGGCACAGCCCACCACGGGAGGGGGAAGGGAGTTGGAGAACAGGTACGGTCTCGAGCGCTGCCTCAGCAGGTCGATGAGCGGCTTCGGGCCGACTGTGTAACCgcctaaaagacaaaaaagttactttaagaaaacagatttttttagatgtatttttgggctttttgtgtctttaatgtagagctaggacagaggatagagtcagaaatcagagagagagagagtagggaatgacatgcggggaaggagccacaggtgggattcgaacccgggccgcccgtttggaggagcaaagcctcctgtgtgaaaaaaaatgctatAAGTCCCAGATGAGAGTGAGACGTACCAGCGGCTCCTCCCAGAGCTTTTCCCAGGGTGGAGTTAACGATGTGAACTCGGTCCATCACTCCCAGGAGCTCGTCTGTCCCTCTGAAAcaagaaacaggaagcagcttCATCAGTCTATCTcattgtcatggtaacagagaCACCTTGAGGTTGTTGAAAAGTGGTCGTACTTTGGCGACATCTAGTGGTCAACAACAATAcaaaggaatttttttttttttaagtgctatTTTTGTGTCTTCAGGTTCATAACAGTCCCACCCACCTGCCCCGGGGTCCCAGGAAGCCGGTGGCGTGGCATTCGTCTATAAACACCATGGCTCCGTACTGTTCAGCCAGGTCACAGATTCCCGTTAGAGGAGCCACGTCTCCGTCCATCGAGAAGACGCCATCAGTCACGACGAGGCGCATACGAGACGactgaggagacaaaaaaaaaaaaaaaacaagagtcacATGATCGTCCAATCAATTCTGACCCCGTCACCTGACCCCGTCATCTCGGGGGGGAAATGACTTTTTACGCACCATAAAACTCAAAGAGAGCGCATGACCtcttctgcttctcttcattAAACACTGTGAGCGCCTCAGATGACGTAGAGAGCATCTATCATGATGGTTCAAATGTCTGATCAATAAGCGTTCTGCTGCTGCACGGCCGCTTTGCAGCTCACAATGACAAGAACGGCAGATTCtccacagggaaaaaaaacagttctctcatttttttcatcacaaTCGATGTTTTGCGGACTGAAActgaatccatccatccattttcttcacCTTATCTGATGCCGGGTCGCAGTGGGAGCAGGTGAACTCGGACTAACTTCAccccagcaacattttccagatCCTCCTGGtggattctgaggcgttcccaggtCAGACAGGATATTTAATCCCTCCAAACTCTGGATCTACTCTGGGGTctctccaaagggaggcgtccaggaggatcctaatcagatgctCGATCATCCTTGACTTGCTCCTTTGGATGTGAAGCAGGTCTACTCtgagctcctcttcctctctctaaggctgaaACCGCAGCTAGGAGATTTTTTATCAGCTTTACTTCCCCGGCTCATCAAGCAGAGCGCTTTGAAACCTCAACGTTCATAGGACTGttgcaagtacagaaacaaagCATATTTAATGCCAAACTGTCGAGGctgcaaaaaaagacatttgaaagtggctctctctcacacacacacacacacacacacacacacacacacacacacacacacacacacacacacacacacacacacacacacacacacacacacacacacacacacacacacacacacacacacacacacacacacacacacacacacacacacacacacacacacacacacacacacacacacacacacacacacacacacacacacacacacacacacacacacacacacacacacacacacacacacacacacctgagactcTTTGAGTTTCTTCTCCAGGTCTCCGAGGTCCATGTGTTTGTAGCGCAGCCTCTTCGCTCGGCACAGACGGATCCCATCGATGATGGAGGCGTGGTTCAGCTCGTCAGACAAAACGGCGTCGTCCGGGCCCAGTAACACCTGATTCAAGAGGAATGTAAGACTTAATTTATGGtcaccagatttttaaactttgataccaTTCTAGTGAAAATCAAACCGTATCAACAGCCGTTTGTATAACACggtaacaaaaatacaagtcgTAGGTCGCTGTCACATATAAAGTTCGGTGGACTCGGGTCGATTCAGGGTcgacaacattttctttatgttcAGTTTGATTTGACGTACCTCGAACAGTCCGGCGTTGGCATCAAAACAGCTCGCATAGAGGATGCAGTCCTCTCTCTCATGAAACTGAGCTAACTTCTGCTCCAGATTCTTGTGTAGATCctaaagagagagtgacagcagagaaacagacgTGCTTATGTGGTCATCAGGGTGTTCATGTTCTGATTATCACATTTATTAGAAACGATCTAACCTGTGTGCCACAGATGAATCTGACAGAGCTCAGTCCAGCGCCGTACGCTTTCAGAGCATCGATCCCCGCCTGCACCACGTCCGGATGACTCGACAGTCCGAGGTAGTTGTTAGCACAGAAATTTAATatccctgagagagagagagagagggagagagagagagacagacagagagagagacagaaagagagagacagagagagacagagagagagagacagagagagagagagagacagacagagagagagacagaaagagagagagagagagacagagagagagagagagagagagagacagagagagacagagagagagagagagagacagacagagagagagagagagagacagagagagagacagagagacagagagagagagacagaaagagagagagagagagacagagagagagagacagagagagagagagagacagagagagagagacagagagacagagagagagagagacagaaagagagagagagagagagagagacagagagagagagagggagagagagagagagagacagagagagacagagagacagagagacagagagagagagagacagaaagagagagagagagagacagagagagagagagggagagagagagagagagacagagagagacagagagagagagagagagagagagacagacagagagagagagagacagagagagagacagagagagacagagagagagagagagagagagagagagagagagggagagacagacagagagagagagagacagagagagagacagagagagacagagagagacagagagagagagagagagagagacagagacagagagagagagagagagagggagagacagagacagagagagagagagagacagagagagagagacagagagagagacagagagagacagagagagacagagagagagagagagacagagacagagacagagagagagagagagagagagagacagagagagagagggagagacagagacagagagagagagagagagagagagagagacagagagagagagagagagagagagagagagagggagagacagagacagagagagagagagagagagagagagacagagagagagagagggagagagggagagacagagacagagagagagagacagagagagagggagagatcagaacacacaaagtgtttgagtgtgtcaCATCACACTCTCACTTTCTGATACATCTTTTTGTCTgctaaaaattaaaacaacttgCAGAACAAAAAGTGACAATGCCTGGGATTAAAGCGTCGCCATTCAGcgaataaaaacaaagtcactTTCACACATGAGAGGTCACGTCCTGAAGTCAAAGGGCCGTTCATCCTGCAgagtaaacacaacacacactctctgcaggacgacaaacagctgctgctggctcatttttctttgctttaaaaccattttttatttatttattataaacgAATAATGTTATTACCAAATCAGGATTGTTTTTATAATAGAAACTCTGGACATAACAGCATTGCATTTCTCTTCCATGTCTCTGTAAACTTGGTTCAAATCCTGAAGGTCTCAGGGGAAACGGACTCTGACATCCTGAAGATTTTCATGGTTGTGAGTAAAAAAATAGCGATTTCTAAAACCAGCGAAATAGAGCAGGAAggtcattcaaatgaaaataaatgaagtcatAGAATTGATGTTAATGCAGTTAAAGCaacaaatagatagatagatagatagatagtttattgatcctgagggaaattcaaagcatccagtagcaggttacaaagacgatgacatgaaacatttgttacaaatgaaccacaaaaccgacccccccctctcatacatatatattaacctgaaaaaagatttaaagaatactcctagatgaatcaaacttaaactgtgcaattaaaaatagatttatacaataaatgtacataacctgttcagggataaaaatatatgtgagatttaaacaagaacctaaaaacagttgaggaagaaatctgaatataaaaaataaatataaaaattaaaaaagtgttgaccttctgaagttgtgttgtttatatatgtacagctgtttaaaaagaagatagtgcaaaattatcaaaaaatagacattaaataacaggcagtgcaaacattaaaggtgttaTTTAAGTAATTGAAgtgatcattaaagtgtccaactagaggctgactcttgggacagctgtgcagaagtgtgtgtgctgtaactGCCATAACCGTGACGTGTTTACAGGAAGTAAATAAGACACTAAACTATGttgaaagacacaaaaaaggtaataaagtgttttaaattgaaataCAATCCTCCCAGCTCGTGTCCTCCAGTAACCTTTCATGAGAGTAAACTGTAGTTTaatcaaaacaagaaatcaGAGTGTCAGAgcgacaacaaacaaacaaacaaacaaagcgacttaaactttattttatgtattgGTTATAGTGCGTGGTGCGTTCACGGACCGCCAGCTGACATTATAATTACAGTATTAAGATAACGGCTGTTACCGTGAACTCACCGCTCTGACTGCCGTCCACGGTGATCTGAGGTCCCTGCTTCGACGTGATGATCCGCTCCGCTTTCCACGTCCCCGCCGCTCGGATCCCGTCCAGCTCGCTCTCCAGCACCGCTCTGGCTTCAGCGACGGCGGCGTAGCTCCGGTTCAGAGCCGGGGCCGAGGACCGGAGGACGCCCCGGAGCGGTTTCACCAAACTCCGGGCAGCTTTACCGAGAGACATGACCGTTAAACCGTTAAACCGTAAAGCTGTCAAATGTGGACGACCTCTCTCAACGTAAAAAGACTAGAGACGGGGCGGGGCTACGTCATGTAACATGtgtaggcgtgtgtgtgtgacggacCAATCAGATTAAAGAGATTTTGCCAGTTGGCTTTTTTTATCCAATCAGGATCCAGGACTGTATTTACCCCCTGGTTCAGACGGAGTAGCAACATGTTGCCTTAAATAAACTTTCCCCACTTTTAACGgctttaaacttttctttagTTTGAAGAGAGTTCGTGAAATAATACAGAAacacatgttgtgtttaaatatgacattttaatgactACACACAAACTCTCTGACCCTTTTTACCCTCTTCGAGCTTTACAACTTTTTATGTCAATTGTTTGGGTAAACTACGGAAGCCCGAAGAGGACATGCACCCAGACGTACTGATGAATGtactttttacataaaaaaatgcttttattttagatttgtaaaataatttgcCGTTTCTGTGATGCATTTTGATAATCTCTGTTTTGTTAAGTAAAAGCTGCATTATTATACATGATGGGAAAATCAAAGTTACAGGCAGAATTCAAACAGTCAGTTAGTGAATGtgagaaataaacagacaagCCGTAGAGTTCCTGCAAAGCCATTTATTTGATAACTTTAAGAAATCTTAACGCTCAGCTTAGaataacaaaaaagacaaatgtacgGGTAAACGCTTCAGTTTAATCTACGACAGCCGTCTGTGACGACCTTCCTGTTAAACTTCAAGTAAgacaccagaggaggaggacggattcagaaaaaaaacatccagttttCTTTTACATCAAACTATTCCATTACGTAAGGATCTCCTCTTACATACAACTTTACAGTGTTGTGCTACGTCCACAGGGGTTTTTTCTTCCATTCACATATTTGACATTATTTATATTACAGCATTATTATACATCATCTATTTAACAAAAGAAGTAACAATATCCTTCAACAGCAGGAATGTAACCttagaaaatgtgcaaatgtttgCATTCAACACATAGACAAACCCTCGTAACAATGTAAGCTAAAAACACCCGCTCGCCTTGAGCGAGGAACATTATTTATCAGATTAAaaaacgccccccccccccccccccccaccgggTAAATAGCAGTAACTATGACAACCTCCCTCAGACATGGGTCACATCCCCCACATCAAATGTGCCATCGAACCATTTCTTTAAAAGGAATCTCCACGTCTCAGCCGACGCTTCATGAGTGCTGTTAGTGTGGCGGGTTAAAAGTGCAGTTTAAGACTCGGAGTGGTCGTTTTCCTGCGAGGCGGCGCTCAGCGACGGCAGGCGTTCAGCTGCTTTGGCTCTTCCTGCCAAGAACTTGTCGaactctgcaggaggagaaacgCTGGATTAGATGAGACGACATGATCAAATATCTGAAGTGAGTGAGAACGCCacgacctttaacctctggtgATTTTCTGTGAGTTCATGTTGTTCAAAGTGACGGATACCGACTTCCTCACAGAGTGGACTTcatttatgtaaataaataagtattgtAAAATGTGAAGATAACATCAACTGAAGCTGACATAACGCTCGTCCTCTCACATTAAGCTCTTCATCAAAACTATCTCACACACttcacacaaaatacacaagttTAACTAAAAGACAAAGATACTACCgtacaaactaaactaaaggcagggttggtaattttagAAAACTGGTGTGATTTTAAAGACTCTCACCTTCACTGGTCACACCGTCTGAATCCTCAAAGTCGTCAAACTGTGTCGGAAACAGAAAATAgcagaacatgttttaaatttatGTACAAACACTTTTTGCAGATAAAAAGCACTTTTAGTAAAAGGCTgttcctctctgtgaggaggtttagTCTGCTAAATGTGACACGTGTTAATGAATAATAGACGGGCATGCAGACATTTGCAAACACATCAGATAAGAAGGGTGTAGCTAAAGTACCAGATCAATTCAGAGTTTGACCTCATGATGGCGCTACACTACACCTTAAATAATCACCAAGTATCTTGATGGAAACATGAATTTATGGAACCAAATTTCTTGCTATCAGATGGTTGGCAAAGTAATGgactgacaaaacaactgacaGAGTTACAGCCAATGGATGACTTAGAACAGTGACCATCAACTGGCGGCCTGCGGGACACATCCGGCCCCCCAACTTGCATTAGGTGACACCAACGTCGGGCTGATGTGCGAgcttatttttaaagtttgaattatCCAGTGAATCAAAACGTGAACAGAAAAAGAGCGGAATAACTAAATGGTTAAGTTATACTTTcagattgttttcttgttttagtaATCCGATCATTTACCTCGTCGTCCAGCTCGAGCCATTGCTCAATATCATCCATAACGTTGGACTGGTTGATAGGAATCTGAGAAAGGAAGCAGAGCATCAGGATAATCAGTTTCAGGAAATATAGAGATAGATCACTTTTATGAAGATGGAAGAAAGCTACCAAACCACtaagacaaaagaaaaccaaaaaaagaaccaaatgTCGGGAAGCAAGGCAAGACCGGTATGACAACTATGAGGTATATCAGGACGGTGCAACTCAAACATTGTCATGCTCAGAATGGAGACAGGCAAGAACTGAGAAACATCCAATTGTCTTCAAAACGTTTAAAAGCATGCAAAGCACAAAGTCCTCAAACATCAAACCCAAAAATGATGACCCAAACAAAAGAGACCCACGCCACAGGACGTTTTAAATCTGCATCCGCATCTTCATGACAAAACCAAGAGACACAAGGAGTGGAGAGGTGAAATCATGTCAAACCAGattcaggacacacacacccaccattCCCCTTTTAATCATCCAATCTAACTTTGGTGAGGAGCTGCAGGTGGAGGCTGGGCTGCCATCCTTCATGCACAGACAGAGATTTGAATAAGGAGGAAAAACAGTTACTGAGACAAAGAAAGATAAACATACCCTCAACCAAAGACATTTTATAAGTTTATAAGTCTGTATTTATTCATGGCAGAAACATATGTTCAGTAAAAACTCTTTCCTCTGTCAATCAACTCCCATAACTAAACTCCAACGTCGAGCAAATACAACCAATAAGTGGAGCTACACCTCAATCTACCTTCTTTAAAagtatgtttatattttaaaattaattatACTTCTATCTCCCAGTGTTATTGGAAATTTACTCTTTTTAACTTTGCATGTGCTAGAATTTGGCTTCGATATCGTGctgcatccatccatctacaTTAAGCTGACtaaccattcatccatctaaATAACAAtccaactatccatccatccaactatcaCTCCATCCAACTGACTTACCACTCTTTCATCCATCAATTCAattacccatccatccacccaactatccatccattcatcttcCATCAATCCACCCAACTAGCAATCCCAAAATCCCTCCATTCATTCAACATCTTAACATCCAGCAATCGATCCATCCTTCCAACTTTCCCTCTATCCAACCATTTCTTCATCCAATggtccattcattcatccatcctccCAACTGTCCATCCAACTATCTATCCATATATACCAGGAGCCATCTTTTCATTGAGATTATCCATTATTAAAAAACCTCAGAATCTTTGACTTGGTCGGTGTAAATTCAACGATTCTAATAGTTCCGGGTTTTTAATGCCTGTTGCATTAAAAACCCGGAACTATTAGAATCGCACAGAAACTTCTTTTAATAAAGAAGCACATTTTCTACACTTAACTTTTGTATTGTTCCATGTTCACTTTATAGATGACAAAAAGCCAAAAGATAAATCAGTTAAATCGTGTTCAGCCAGAATCCAAGGCATACCTTTCCAGGGTTTTGTAGTCTGATGTTCTGAGCCTGAGCCAGGCCGTCCACTGCCGCTTCACTCTGCTCGCTGAAACACCAGATTTGAACTTTGGTTAGCTGCCATGTaagtgaaaaaaatctgttgacaAACTGTGAAATCTTGGCAATTCTTAAGGGGATTTAGAAGGACTACGTTTGAGTTAAACTCCAAAACAATTATTAAGGACCTCTACCAAAGAGCTCTCGGACTGTTTTTGTAATATTgtgatacataaaaaaaatgcagaacaacttttcttttatttcagtagAACCCTTTTTAATCTGACGTATCCCTACAGGTGAATGTTGATGCTCTTAATAACAAAATGTTCTAAAATAAGTCACATAATGTGACTCTACTGGTTTCATTAAAGTGGATAATCAGTCTCTGACCTGTAGTATGATATCAACCTCGTTTTTAAAATGGTTTATCTGCGATCTTGGGGAAATTAACTCCACTACCCACATTTCCAGAGCAGTACAGcgatgtctctgattggtggagcccGCTGTTACCTTGGAAATGTTTAACCCCGCCGCAAACCTCGGCTGTCAGCTGCTACCGCTGATGTTCAACTCAAACTACAATACATGTAGATAAATGTAGAAAGAAGGTGTGtctatgtttttaaagaagcacGCTGAACTATCGTTTGTCGGGTCTCATTGGAaacgcaatggattgtgggatgtgtagttccttcCCAGCTGAAATAAATGacgtacacagtcttgtacctttgccttttttctttgttttgtttttgttttttatgttttttttggagcccaatcaaatgttttatagtcgTGAGAGTTCAGGTGGATGGTGGACTCGGCTCCAGGAATAAAAATATGGAAATTGGATTTTATGAAATGGAGAATTTGAATAAGGAAATCTACTTCTGGAACCAGAGCCGCTGAAGAAGAGGGCAGTCTCTGTTGGGCTCTATTGGAACCTCTTTAGAAACCTCGAAGCTCTTGCTATGGTTTCTAGACTTTCTGTACCTTAGTCTTTGTTGGGTTGGTATGTTCATCTTCTGTGATAAAGTGTCATCGGATTCACTTGTACCtgcaagaaaaggaaaacacgTGTAGAGGCATGCATACACTGTACATTAACGATAGTGACAAAGACTAGAACACTTACAAAGTCTCGCCATCTGACTGGACAAACTGTCCGATTTCGAGTGGCTGAGCGAGCTGTCGTTGGACATTGATGCAACACCGGACTCGCCTGTCAAATCCTCATCTAACAGGTTGACGTAGTTGTGGCtctgagagaaaacaacaatcatttttaaaaaaacatgatttataatTATGTGTTTGGAGCTttaaagaagaataaaacacaaagtcaaaagtTGTAGCCATGTTCTTTACCTTCTGTGCTGTGTCTTGACCGTTTGTTATTCTTTTCTCAAACCTGTTAACATTAGAACGAGGTTAGACGTAtgctttcattttgtatttttttgtacacctaaaaaaaggaaatacaaaaagcatcccctcctctctagagtccatgctcacacaggtcaccatgtggtggactctgaagcttcagtgtttatccagctctgcatgggtctgtaaacctttctgtgttctaacctctctccatttttcaaaagcatctccaatattgatcctagtttgagcacgtttctgctcgtggagcttattagaaacatgcagaggctttttaggtcgggtatgATTTCACTCACTTCAGATCTTACCTATTGGACCTTTAATCACATCTTAATGAATGCATTAACGCTGACAGACCAAGTGGACATATTTGAATTCTTAATAAGATagtataataatgataatgaacCTTTGGTAGCGGGTAAAGGTGGTGTTCATCTCATCGTTAGTCGCCAGCAGCTCTTCAATCAGCTTCTCCTCGCTGAGTCTCGGGACGATCTTCACTATCCTCTCCTGCATTTCCTTACAAACTGCGTATAACTGCTAATGACACAACCGGACAAAGaatgtgtgggtgggggggatgAGGGGCCAGATGCAGCACAGAATGTATACAATACGAGATCAGTTAAGGGCAACACACTGAGACTACATATGAACGATGGGGGAGGACTTTCATGGGCGGATGacgtcacatttttaaaaacccgagtctgttttttgtttgtaccTCCAGCAGCTCCATGTCTGCTTGTTTTACCGTGACCGGATCCAGCTGACTCATCATGTCTGACATCATGGTCAGGTTGGTTCGAACCACTCCCAGCTCTGCTTTCAGGGTTTTAACCTGGAACATCAAAAATGAAGTCTAAGTAAACACAGATTCACTTCAGAAtcaaacattgatttaaaaGCTTCTACTACTACATGACTACTTCTACATGTTTATCCACTAGCTTTTTATAAGCTAACTACTTTTACTAATTAGTCCTGAGCTTAATGTTTGACTAACTCTACTCTTTACTTATTACTGTTA from Labrus mixtus chromosome 20, fLabMix1.1, whole genome shotgun sequence carries:
- the tom1 gene encoding target of Myb protein 1 isoform X3, giving the protein MDFLLGNPFSTPVGQRIETATGSSLPSDDWALNMEICDLINSAEEGPRDAIRALKKRIVGNKNFKEVMLALTVLETCVKNCGYRFHILVTTRDFVEGVLVRSIIPRNNPPLVLHDRVLSIIQAWADAFRSSPDLTGVVSVYEDLRRKGLEFPMTELDGYTPVQAPKPTVSANGPVVTTLPAGLLSSKPPIISPATSELKLALEGSHAFTPSQVKTLKAELGVVRTNLTMMSDMMSQLDPVTVKQADMELLEQLYAVCKEMQERIVKIVPRLSEEKLIEELLATNDEMNTTFTRYQRFEKRITNGQDTAQKSHNYVNLLDEDLTGESGVASMSNDSSLSHSKSDSLSSQMARLCTSESDDTLSQKMNIPTQQRLSEQSEAAVDGLAQAQNIRLQNPGKIPINQSNVMDDIEQWLELDDEFDDFEDSDGVTSEEFDKFLAGRAKAAERLPSLSAASQENDHSES